In Penaeus monodon isolate SGIC_2016 chromosome 8, NSTDA_Pmon_1, whole genome shotgun sequence, one DNA window encodes the following:
- the LOC119576433 gene encoding C-reactive protein 1.1-like, with product MATRLFHLALLAVGFASTQAYQQVQTQGGRALAGESCLALSKLLINQTGYTQYVHYYTDIPELTSFTMQYWFNLNKNFRSATTFNYALDAEVNTDNVTLQLHQGEHLHSPSHWTLHINGILVMRVECPPVLAGEWHHMFHSWDSTLGEWSIFMDGKLLGSGYSKEGRGLVIPAGGIAVSGQHQNTAQFNGMDQGEGIEGWFTLFNMVSHPLPYPRSAGTRAIVARIASECSPNDAYANVISWKSTPRKGYGGVMETPAVPVCGRF from the exons ATGGCGACCCGTTTATTCCACCTGGCGCTGCTGGCTGTGGGATTCGCGAGCACCCAAGCCTACCAACAGGTCCAGACGCAGGGAGGTCGCGCGCTGGCCGGCGAGTCCTGCCTTGCCCTGTCCAAG CTGCTCATCAACCAGACCGGATACACACAGTACGTCCACTATTACACCGATATTCCGGAACTTACTAGTTTTACAATGCAATACTGGTTCAACCTCAACAAAAATTTCCGAAGCGCGACCACGTTTAACTATGCAC TTGACGCCGAAGTTAACACAGACAACGTAACTCTTCAACTCCACCAGGGGGAGCACCTCCACTCCCCCTCGCACTGGACGCTCCACATTAACGGCATTCTGGTGATGCGTGTGGAGTGTCCACCCGTCCTGGCTGGGGAATGGCACCATATGTTCCACTCCTGGGATTCCACTCTGGGCGAGTGGAGCATTTTCATGGATGGGAAGCTGTTGGGTAGCGGGTACAGCAAGgag GGTCGAGGTCTGGTGATCCCCGCAGGAGGCATCGCTGTGTCGGGCCAGCACCAGAACACCGCGCAGTTCAACGGCATGGACCAGGGTGAGGGCATCGAAGGCTGGTTCACCCTGTTCAACATGGTCTCGCACCCCCTTCCTTACCCCAGATCCGCAGGCACCCGCGCCATCGTCGCCAGGATCGCCAGTGAGTGCTCTCCCAACGATGCCTATGCTAACGTCATCAGCTGGAAGAGCACCCCACGAAAGGGGTACGGGGGCGTCATGGAGACCCCCGCCGTCCCCGTCTGCGGGAGATTCTAA
- the LOC119576434 gene encoding indole-3-acetaldehyde oxidase-like (The sequence of the model RefSeq protein was modified relative to this genomic sequence to represent the inferred CDS: added 345 bases not found in genome assembly) yields the protein MAPQDTASGARGEAPPRRLNIKINNKYYRIGPEISKDMPLIDFLREEVKLPGTKVLCREGGCGVCTVVATAPDPEHEGAHKTFGVNACQLLVYACAGWSIETVEYLGNRYDGYHTLQKALTGFYGTQCGYCSPGMIMTMYGQLKSSGSLTAAQVEESLDGNLCRCTGYRPILDAFKSLAEDGDQCLKDKLVDIEEANNAKCPKTGNVCKGKCESSKEDNESGCKNEQEDADPIEEEVEFTDGEIQWYRPLTLVGIKNALKKIRQDEKYCIVVGNTGQGVYKEDGPYTTYISTNAVKALYNVTIGEPLTLGANVSLSRAIEVFQHVANAYPNYRYLDALVRHWKLVANVSVRNTGSWAGNLMLKHKHPEFPSDIFLTLLAVDAQLTLIDADRTDTTQVDLETFLRTDMSKRLITSVILPPMAQGMQFRTYKITPRTVNAHAYVNACFKIKVDPDDGFKVTETPTIVYGGIHPDFIHAKQTESFLTGRSLMEVPTIINAAKVLGKEVKPDAKPQDASPQYRRSLAQSLLYKTIVSILGDKVSREITSAGTMLERPLSSGQQEFDMNSDMWPVGKAIPKVESATQISGEAVYLDDIPTLPGELHGAFVQTKYAKAKLKSTDASQALAVPGVVAYIAARDIPGRNTFYPGGVTDPVFVEEQVNYAGQAIGLIVAKDRETAVRAAKLVTVEYEDIEKPALTIDEAVKQGRDELAVNFATGKREAHSLGDVEEGFKKAKNKLEGELHQGSQFHLTMEAIAARVVPTEDGYDVFSTTQWPTQTQATVAEVLDIPAHSINVSVRRIGGGYGGKITRQHVVSSAAAVASRKLRCPVRIVVDLNTHMSLVGWREPYLSKYEVGFDDDGKFQALKVTMFSDAGHVPNESSVGFLAGPLQNAYYVPGLLFRPVIVRTDTAANTWCRTPGTVEALATIENIIEHIANYLKKDPMEVRLVNMVEPEVPRLMAPPLERNVIKDDILPLLKQKAMYEQRKEEVEAFNKANRWKKRGLSIVPLWYGYNYPSMFRYGIQVSIYEHDGTVAVTHGGIEMGQGINTKVAQVAAHTLDIPIEKVIIKASDTTVGANSIVTGGSFGTDICCHGTKVACEAIRKRIDAIKSEELKKDSEKEMSWEQLVKICHLRDVDLCERYWTAGKEHPHRYDIWAACCLEVEIDVLTGQYLLRRADIVEDCGKSMNPFVDIGQVEGAFVMGVGLYTSELVKFDVETGVKLSNGTWEYKPPTALDIPVDMRVTLLPNASNPYGVLNSKATGEPALCFSYVVVTALRHAIAAFRAENGNEDWFEMHTPLTVEKVQQLCGVRPEQFRLSRSDGETCPDDYQMVDKDDVPAVVGNDEESVSCSMN from the exons ATGGCCCCGCAGGACACAGCCTCCGGAGCGAGAGGGGAAGCTCCTCCTCGGCGACTGAATATTAAGATCAACAACAAGTATTACAGAA TTGGACCGGAAATTTCTAAGGACATGCCCCTAATAGACTTCCTGAGAGAGGAAGTAAAGCTGCCGGGAACAAAGGTCCTGTGCAGGGAAGGAGGCTGCGGCGTCTGTACGGTTGTGGCGACTGCCCCCGATCCCGAGCACGAGGGAGCCCATAAGACCTTTGGTGTTAATGCG TGTCAACTCCTGGTTTATGCCTGTGCTGGTTGGTCCATTGAGACGGTGGAATACCTAGGGAACCGCTACGATGGATACCACACGCTTCAGAAAGCTCTCACGGGCTTCTACGGAACTCAGTGTGGTTACTGTTCCCCGGGAATGATCATGACGATGTATGG ACAGTTGAAGTCTTCGGGGTCGCTCACCGCCGCCCAAGTGGAGGAATCCTTGGACGGGAACCTTTGCCGGTGCACTGGCTATCGCCCCATTCTGGATGCCTTCAAATCCCTGGCTGAGGATGGAGACCAATGCCTGAAGGACAAACTTGTCGATATTGAG GAAGCAAACAACGCAAAATGCCCTAAGACTGGCAATGTCTGTAAGGGTAAGTGCGAGTCCAGCAAAGAGGACAACGAATCAGGCTGTAAGAACGAACAAGAAGATGCCGACCCCATAGAAGAGGAAGTTGAATTTACGGACGGTGAAATCCAGTGGTATCGACCTCTCACCCTTGTG GGAATAAAGAATGCCCTAAAGAAAATCAGACAAGACGAAAAGTATTGTATCGTCGTAGGCAACACTGGGCAAG GTGTGTACAAAGAGGATGGCCCCTATACAACATACATCAGCACAAATGCAGTGAAGGCCTTGTATAATGTCACAATTGGGGAGCCACTTACCCTTGGAGCTAATGTTAGCCTCAGTCGTGCTATTGAGGTGTTCCAGCACGTTGCCAACGCGTATCCTAACTACAGGTACTTGGATGCTCTGGTGCGCCACTGGAAGCTTGTGGCAAATGTGTCAGTGCGAAAT ACAGGAAGCTGGGCAGGCAACCTCATGCTAAAGCACAAGCACCCTGAATTTCCATCCGATATCTTCCTAACACTGCTGGCGGTTGATGCCCAGTTGACGCTGATTGATGCTGACAGAACTGACACAACGCAGGTGGACCTTGAGACTTTCCTGAGAACAGATATGTCAAAGCGTCTCATTACCTCCGTGATTTTACCACCTATGGCTCAGGGCATGCAG TTCCGTACGTATAAGATCACTCCAAGGACAGTAAATGCACATGCATATGTTAATGCGTGCTTCAAAATAAAAGTCGATCCAGATGATGGATTTAAGGTTACCGAGACTCCCACAATAGTATATGGAGGAATAC GAGAGGCTGTGTACCTTGACGACATACCTACACTCCCTGGGGAATTGCATGGTGCTTTTGTGCAGACAAAATATGCAAAAGCCAAATTGAAATCGACTGATGCATCACAGGCCTTG GCAGTGCCCGGTGTTGTTGCTTATATCGCTGCGAGGGATATTCCTGGAAGAAACACATTCTACCCAGGAGGAGTAACCGACCCG GTTTTCGTGGAGGAGCAAGTGAATTACGCAGGCCAGGCCATCGGTCTCATTGTAGCCAAGGATCGCGAAACTGCCGTACGTGCCGCCAAACTCGTCACAGTTGAATACGAAGATATTGAGAAGCCTGCACTTACAATTGACGAAGCCGTGAAGCAAGGGCGAGACGAACTGGCGGTCAACTTCGCGACGGGGAAGCGTGAAGCACATTCGTTGGGGGATGTTGAGG AGGGCTTTAAGAAAGCTAAGAACAAGCTGGAAGGGGAGCTGCATCAGGGAAGTCAGTTCCACCTGACCATGGAGGCAATTGCTGCCCGCGTTGTCCCAACAGAAGATGGGTATGACGTCTTTAGCACAACACAGTGGCCAACGCAGACCCAGGCAACAGTGGCCGAGGTGTTGGATATCCCTGCTCATAG CATAAACGTATCAGTAAGGCGCATTGGTGGGGGATATGGCGGCAAAATTACCCGACAGCATGTTGTTTCATCAGCGGCAGCTGTAGCATCACGGAAACTAAGATGTCCTGTGAGGATTGTTGTTGACCTCAATACACACATGAGTCTTGTGGGGTGGCGAGAGCCCTACCTCTCAAAGTACGAG GTTGGTTTTGACGACGATGGCAAGTTCCAGGCCCTCAAAGTGACCATGTTCTCGGATGCAGGCCATGTGCCCAATGAGTCCTCAGTAGGATTCCTGGCAGGACCTCTCCAGAATGCCTACTATGTCCCCGGTCTGCTTTTCAGGCCAGTCATTGTTCGGACAGATACAGCTGCCAACACCTGGTGTCGAACCCCAG GTACTGTTGAGGCCCTGGCAACCATTGAGAACATCATAGAGCACATCGCCAACTATCTCAAAAAAGACCCTATGGAGGTGCGCCTTGTGAACATGGTTGAGCCTGAAGTGCCACGCCTCATGGCACCCCCTCTTGAGAGGAATGTGATCAAGGATGACATACTGCCATTGCTCAAGCAGAAGGCCATGTATGAACaacggaaggaggaggtggaggcctTCAATAAG GCAAATCGCTGGAAGAAGAGAGGCCTGTCGATTGTGCCCCTTTGGTATGGTTACAACTACCCTTCCATGTTTCGATACGGAATTCAGGTCTCCATCTATGAGCATGATGGTACAGTAGCGGTGACACATGGTGGCATTGAGATGGGACAAGGTATCAATACCAAG GTGGCTCAGGTAGCAGCACACACTTTGGACATTCCTATTGAAAAGGTGATCATCAAGGCTTCTGATACAACTGTTGGTGCGAACTCAATTGTAACGGGAGGATCGTTTGGAACGGACATTTGCTGTCAT gGCACAAAGGTAGCCTGCGAAGCGATCCGTAAGAGGATAGACGCAATCAAGAGCGAGGAATTAAAGAAAGACTCGGAGAAAGAGATGTCTTGGGAGCAGCTCGTCAAGATATGTCACCTTAGGGATGTGGACTTGTGCGAACGCTATTG gacTGCTGGAAAGGAACATCCCCATCGCTATGACATATGGGCTGCCTGTTGCCTTGAGGTTGAAATTGACGTCCTCACTGGCCAGTACTTG CTCCGTCGTGCCGATATCGTTGAGGACTGCGGGAAAAGCATGAACCCCTTCGTAGACATCGGACAAGTGGAGGGAGCCTTTGTCATGGGTGTTGGTCTCTACACGTCTGAGCTGGTGAAGTTCGACGTGGAAACGGGCGTAAAGCTCTCTAATGGAACGTGG GAATACAAGCCACCAACAGCACTGGATATTCCTGTTGACATGAGGGTGACTCTCCTGCCTAATGCATCAAACCCTTATGGTGTCTTGAACTCCAAAG CCACCGGGGAGCCAGCTCTCTGCTTCTCATATGTAGTTGTCACTGCCCTCCGTCATGCCATTGCGGCCTTCAGAGCTGAGAATGGAAATGAGGACTGGTTTGAAATGC ACACACCACTGACAGTGGAGAAAGTCCAACAGCTGTGCGGCGTTCGACCAGAGCAGTTCCGGCTTTCCAGGAGCGATGGGGAGACCTGCCCCGATGACTACCAGATGGTTGACAAAGATGACGTTCCTGCTGTTGTGGGAAATGATGAGGAGAGTGTATCTTGTTCCATGAATTGA